One segment of Primulina tabacum isolate GXHZ01 chromosome 14, ASM2559414v2, whole genome shotgun sequence DNA contains the following:
- the LOC142524198 gene encoding uncharacterized protein C57A10.07-like, which yields MKTNFSFSSSNSPKSFKTYPRADFDLESGIGKKSKRHKNNPLRMLKAVGNKIRHYFKLHPIMLFLIFLSIGMTTLIILSMHEGRFRMMFSYSKFNENVESYPFHNFRNLVMVAGHSVYTSSSCENVDKEDAWYLESYQKHPGQAATFIKHIQNGVEITGNDDAALLLFSGGETRKNAGPRSEAQSYWVAAESKGWFGKQHEVKGRALTEEHARDSFENLLFSVCRFRELTGTYPYNITVVGYDFKEERFVHLHRSAIGFPESRFLYSGTPSTQNSREAALKGEALVRSQFQEDPYGCSGILHRKKLGRDPFHRSIPYPNGCPEIAGLFRYCGTAPYPGSLPWTL from the exons ATGAAgacaaatttttcattttcgTCTAGTAATAGTCCCAAGTCGTTCAAGACCTATCCAAGGGCTGATTTTGACTTAGAATCTGGGATTGGTAAAAAATCAAAAAGGCACAAAAACAATCCTTTGAGAATGCTAAAAGCAGTTGGGAATAAGATTCGACACTATTTCAAGCTTCACCCCATTATGCTCTTCTTGATTTTCTTGTCGATTGGAATGACAACCCTTATTATATTATCTATGCATGAGGGCCGGTTTAGAATGATGTTTAGTTACAGCAAATTCAATGAGAATGTGGAGAGTTATCCCTTTCATAACTTTAGAAATCTTGTAATGGTAGCTGGCCATTCGGTTTATACGAGTAGTAGTTGTGAGAACGTTGATAAGGAGGATGCTTGGTATTTGGAATCATATCAGAAGCATCCAGGCCAAGCTGCTACCTttataaaacatatacaaaatgGAGTGGAAATCACGGGCAATGATGATGCAGCATTGCTCTTGTTCAGCGGGGGTGAGACTCGGAAGAATGCTGGACCAAGGAGTGAAGCTCAGAGTTACTGGGTTGCTGCGGAGTCCAAAGGATGGTTTG GCAAGCAACATGAAGTGAAAGGGAGGGCACTTACTGAAGAACATGCAAGGGACAGCTttgaaaatcttttatttagtGTTTGTCGGTTCCGGGAGCTTACTGGCACGTATCCTTATAATATAACC GTTGTAGGCTATGATTTTAAGGAGGAAAGGTTTGTTCATCTTCACCGTTCGGCAATTGGGTTTCCCGAATCGAGGTTCCTGTATTCGGGAACACCATCCACTCAAAATTCGAGGGAAGCAGCATTAAAAGGTGAAGCATTGGTAAGATCTCAATTTCAAGAAGATCCTTACGGTTGTTCAGGAATTTTGCATCGGAAAAAACTTGGCCGTGACCCCTTTCATCGGTCTATCCCTTATCCTAATGGGTGTCCAGAAATTGCCGGGCTGTTCAGATATTGTGGGACTGCTCCTTATCCGGGCTCTCTCCCCTGGACACTATAA
- the LOC142524199 gene encoding pathogen-related protein-like isoform X2: MANVGGDKYRSYLTPEELKTTKWQAGPPNYDVVNKLFEDGRTNIWPAGSLEEKIQNLVKTWEMELVHKADPNEYKTLDPQKFVVGINGKKYFTLQDIVKVGGSYNMFLQTSLPPSLRFYDPDQETYDSSQTTFKAVFPRGFALEILQVYSGPPVVCYKFRHWGYMEGPFKGHEPTGELVEFFGTAVFELDENSKVVKVEFFCDRGELLSALMKGKISDESASQAPSASGCPFMA, from the exons ATGGCGAACGTTGGAGGAGACAAATACAGATCCTACTTGACTCCAGAGGAACTGAAAACGACAAAGTGGCAAGCAGGTCCTCCAAACTACGATGTCGTTAACAAGCTCTTCGAAGATGGCAGAACTAAT ATATGGCCCGCGGGATCACTCGAGGAGAAGATTCAAAATTTGGTGAAGACATGGGAAATGGAACTGGTGCACAAGGCCGATCCCAATGAATACAAAACGCTCGACCCTCAGAAATTCGTTGTCGGCATCAACG GCAAAAAGTATTTTACGCTCCAAGATATTGTCAAGGTTGGAGGAAGTTACAATATGTTCCTACAAACTTCTTTACCACCGTCGTTGAGGTTTTACGACCCGGATCAAGAGACGTATGATTCGTCCCAGACGACATTCAAGGCCGTGTTTCCTCGTGGATTCGCTCTTGAGATACTTCAAGTTTATTCGGGACCTCCAGTGGTATGCTACAAGTTCAGGCACTGGGGTTACATGGAGGGTCCTTTCAAAGGGCATGAACCTACTGGAGAATTGGTTGAGTTCTTTGGAACTGCGGTTTTTGAG TTGGATGAAAACTCCAAGGTTGTGAAGGTTGAGTTCTTCTGTGACCGTGGAGAATTACTGTCAGCTCTAATGAAGGGCAAGATATCTGATGAATCAGCGAGCCAAGCTCCCTCTGCCTCCGGCTGCCCCttcatggcttga
- the LOC142524199 gene encoding pathogen-related protein-like isoform X1 translates to MAEASVNGGDKYRSYLTEEDLRTTNWKAGPPDYELVNKLFEEGRTKIWPVGSLEEQVQNLVKTWEMERVNKADPRDYKTLDPQKFLIGINGKRFFTVEEVKKIGGGYNMFLQTSLPPSLRFYDPDQETYDSSQTAFKTTFPRGFALEILQVYSGPPVICYKFRHWGYREGPFKGHEPTGELVELFGIGVFELDENSKIVKIEIFCDRGELLSGLMKGKTDDESAHKTPSASGCPFMA, encoded by the exons ATGGCGGAAGCTAGTGTTAACGGAGGAGACAAATACAGATCCTACTTGACTGAAGAGGATTTAAGGACAACAAATTGGAAAGCGGGTCCTCCTGACTACGAACTCGTCAACAAGCTCTTCGAAGAAGGCAGGACTAAG ATATGGCCCGTGGGATCACTTGAGGAACAGGTTcaaaatcttgtgaaaacatgGGAAATGGAACGGGTGAACAAGGCCGATCCCCGTGATTACAAAACACTTGACCCTCAGAAGTTCTTAATCGGTATCAATG GCAAAAGATTTTTTACTGTTGAAGAAGTTAAAAAGATTGGTGGAGGCTACAATATGTTCCTACAAACTTCATTGCCACCATCGTTGAGGTTTTACGACCCCGATCAAGAAACATATGATTCATCACAGACGGCATTTAAGACCACATTTCCTCGTGGGTTCGCTCTTGAGATACTTCAAGTTTATTCGGGACCTCCGGTGATATGCTACAAGTTCAGGCACTGGGGTTACAGGGAGGGTCCTTTCAAAGGGCACGAACCTACTGGAGAATTGGTTGAGTTATTTGGAATTGGGGTTTTTGAG TTGGATGAAAACTCCAAGATTGTGAAGATTGAGATCTTCTGTGACCGTGGAGAACTTCTGTCAGGTCTAATGAAGGGCAAAACAGATGATGAATCAGCACACAAAACTCCCTCTGCTTCAGGTTGCCCTTTCATGGCTTaa
- the LOC142525452 gene encoding glycolipid transfer protein 3-like, whose protein sequence is MHVQYIGGEARFLEETEMKRRREAEMASSEIRSAIEELSLMAVNLKNDGGTASSSGSDQLPPTVHQIPIKPFLSLCNLLIQVLDKIGPTMAVLRQDIHQNIERLEKFHVSDPSKYWDVVEILKKEANEGKAKQGPTCSKAFVWLTRSLDFTLCLLELLVKDFERNTEQAVEESYNTTLKPWHGWISSAACKVALKLVPDSPNLVNILKSTKDEDLDTLKEQLQRMIELLAPVLNQNHDILKTYGLDKLKST, encoded by the exons ATGCATGTACAGTACATCGGTGGGGAGGCAAGATTCTTGGAAGAGACAGAAATGAAGCGGAGGAGAGAAGCGGAGATGGCGTCATCGGAGATAAGGTCCGCCATTGAAGAATTGTCCCTCATGGCGGTCAACCTAAAAAATGACGGCGGCACCGCCTCCTCCTCCGGCAGCGATCAACTTCCACCTACGGTTCATCAAATTCCCATAAAGCCctttctttctctctgcaaCTTGCTCATTCAAGTTCTTG ATAAGATAGGGCCAACAATGGCGGTATTGAGACAAGACATACACCAAAATATAGAG AGATTAGAGAAGTTTCATGTCTCTGATCCTTCAAAGTATTGGGATGTGGTTGAGATTTTAAAGAAAGAGGCCAATGAAGGCAAGGCAAAACAAGGCCCTACATGCAGTAAAGCCTTCGTTTGGCTCACTAG GTCTCTTGATTTCACTTTATGTTTGCTAGAATTACTTGTGAAAGATTTTGAGAGAAATACTGAGCAAGCCGTGGAAGAGTCTTATAACACGACTTTAAAGCCATGGCATGGTTGGATTTCTTCCGCTGCTTGTAAG GTAGCTCTTAAACTGGTGCCCGATAGCCCAAACTTAGTTAACATTCTTAAAAGTACCAAAGATGAAGATTTGGATACGCTTAAAGAGCAACTGCAGAGGATGATTGAATTGCTTGCCCCTGTATTGAACCAAAACCATGATATTCTG AAAACATATGGATTGGATAAGTTGAAATCTACATGA
- the LOC142524199 gene encoding pathogen-related protein-like isoform X3 — translation MANVGGDKYRSYLTPEELKTTKWQAGPPNYDVVNKLFEDGRTNIWPVGSLEEQVQNLVKTWEMERVNKADPRDYKTLDPQKFLIGINGKRFFTVEEVKKIGGGYNMFLQTSLPPSLRFYDPDQETYDSSQTAFKTTFPRGFALEILQVYSGPPVICYKFRHWGYREGPFKGHEPTGELVELFGIGVFELDENSKIVKIEIFCDRGELLSGLMKGKTDDESAHKTPSASGCPFMA, via the exons ATGGCGAACGTTGGAGGAGACAAATACAGATCCTACTTGACTCCAGAGGAACTGAAAACGACAAAGTGGCAAGCAGGTCCTCCAAACTACGATGTCGTTAACAAGCTCTTCGAAGATGGCAGAACTAAT ATATGGCCCGTGGGATCACTTGAGGAACAGGTTcaaaatcttgtgaaaacatgGGAAATGGAACGGGTGAACAAGGCCGATCCCCGTGATTACAAAACACTTGACCCTCAGAAGTTCTTAATCGGTATCAATG GCAAAAGATTTTTTACTGTTGAAGAAGTTAAAAAGATTGGTGGAGGCTACAATATGTTCCTACAAACTTCATTGCCACCATCGTTGAGGTTTTACGACCCCGATCAAGAAACATATGATTCATCACAGACGGCATTTAAGACCACATTTCCTCGTGGGTTCGCTCTTGAGATACTTCAAGTTTATTCGGGACCTCCGGTGATATGCTACAAGTTCAGGCACTGGGGTTACAGGGAGGGTCCTTTCAAAGGGCACGAACCTACTGGAGAATTGGTTGAGTTATTTGGAATTGGGGTTTTTGAG TTGGATGAAAACTCCAAGATTGTGAAGATTGAGATCTTCTGTGACCGTGGAGAACTTCTGTCAGGTCTAATGAAGGGCAAAACAGATGATGAATCAGCACACAAAACTCCCTCTGCTTCAGGTTGCCCTTTCATGGCTTaa